DNA sequence from the Cupriavidus sp. WKF15 genome:
GCGTTGTCGCGCTTGAGGGCATCGAGCACCACGCGCTTTTCACTGTCGGTGAGCCAGCTGGCCTGCTCGGGCTTGTCGGTCATGTAGAACCAGGCAAAGATGCCGGCCAGCACGGACGGAATGCCTTCGATGATGAACAGCCACTGCCAGCCGTGCATGCCCTGCACGCCGCCCATCGAGGTCATGATCCAGCCGGCCAGCGGGCCGCCGAGCACGCCGGCGATGGCCGAGGCCGACATGAACGTGCCGAACGCCCGGGCGCGTCGCTCCGACGGGTACCAGTAGGTAAGGTAGAGGATCACGCCCGGATAGAAGCCGGCCTCGAACGCGCCGAGCAGGAAGCGCAGCGTGTAGAACTGCAGGGGCGTGGTGACATGGGTCTGCAGCATGCAGATCACGCCCCAGCAGATGGTGATGCGCATGATGGTCTTCTTGGCGCCGATCTTCTGCAGCAGCATGTTCGACGGCACTTCGAACAGGAAGTAGCCGATGAAGAAGATGCCGGCGCCGAGCCCGTACACCGCTTCGCTGAACTGCAGCGAATCGAGCATCTGCAGCTTGGCGAAGCCGATGTTCACGCGGTCCAGCCAGGCCAGCACCCACAGCACGCCAAGGAAGGGCAGCAGGCGCCAGGAGACCTTGCGGTAGACGCTGGCTTCGGCGTCTTCAGTCGCGCCGGCAAAGATCGGCACGCCTTGCTTCGTAATGGACATGGTGTCTCCTGTCTCGTCAGTTTGCGTCGTGCGGCCCGGCTGCCCGGAGGCGGGGCGGCGGGCGCCGTCCGTTTGGTTGGAAGCAAGTATAGGAACGGCCCGGCAAGGGGGAACGGGAGTGCTGGTATAGGCCCTATATCAGCATCGATATGGGGCGGAAAGCCTTATGTGGCGCGGGTTTGCGGGTGTTGGCGGGGCGCGTTCGCGGACCTATGGATTACCCTAGTCGGCGGGTTCATGGCCCGCGGACGGACATCGGTTCCGGGAAGCCCGGAGCGCCTGCGGGTTCGACCGCGTTGCCGTGCGGTGCGCGACACGCTACAAAGTGGCCATTGATGGACCGGGATAATGCGGTGATTGCATCGCCAGCCGCACCCGGCCGCCATCCTCGCCCAGGACCCGACCATGATCCGCGCCGACGACCCCTTCGATACCTACCTGCTGCGCGTGCTGTGCATCCTCATTGCCGAGCAGAGCGTCTCGCGCACGGCCATCCGCCTGAACCAGTCGCAGCCGGCGATCAGCTCGGCGCTCAAGCGGCTGCGCGCGATCTTCAACGACCCGCTGCTCACGCGAGAAAAGAATGTGATGGTGCCGACCGAGCGCGCCTTGCAGATCGCGCGCAATGCGCAGGCCGCGCTCAGCGCGCTGGACAACCTGCTGGTGTCGGACGACCGCTTTGATCCCGCCACCACGGAGCAGACCTTTACCGTGGCGATGCCCGATTACCTGGCGCCGCCGTTCTTCGCCCACGTGGTGCGCGAATTCCGCCGCGCGGCGCCGCACGCGCGCCTGGTGGCCATGCCGTTGAGCGCATCGTTCGACTACGAACAGGCCTTGTCGGAAGGTGCGGCGGACATTGTCATCGGCAACTGGCCCAACCCGCCGGAACACCTGCATTTGTCGGTGCTGCTGGAAGACGAGGTGGTCTGCATGGTGGCGCAGGACAGCGCGCACAACCAGCCCGGCAAGTTCACCGCGCAGGCTTACCTGGGTGCGGCGCACATCGTGCCCACGCCCTATTCGCGCGACCAGCGCGGCCTGGTCGATTCGGGACTGAGCACCATGCGCGTACACCGCGACAACCGCGTGAGCTGCCCCTACTTCAACCTCGCGCCGAGCCTGATACCCGGCACCGACCTGATCCTGACCACTGGTCGTCACTTTGCCAACTATCACGCACAGCATGTGCCGGTGGCGGTGCTCAGGCCGCCGATCGAGTTCCCGTTCATGCGCTTCTACCAGCTATGGCATCCGTCGCGCCATCGCTCGGCCGCCCATATGTGGCTGCGCGGCATGCTGACGGCTGCCTCGCAGGAGCTGCGCAATCTGCGCGACATGCAGCAGGCCTAGCCCTATCGGATTCTGTTATGCGACCTATAGGGCAGCGGGCCTCGCCGCTGCCCGGTGCGCTTCCTATACTCGCCCCGTATTCAACGCCATGCCTTGCCAAGCGGCGGGCTCTACGGGAGAGCAGTCCATGTCACAGTCAATCGATCTCGCGCCGGTCAACGCGCTGGACCAGGCGGGCTTCGCGCGCGTGTTCGGCAGCGTGTTCGAGCACTTTCCGCAGGCGGCGGCAGGGGCCTGGGCGCAGCGCCCGTTTGCGTCGGTGGCCGCGCTGCATGACGCGATGATGGACGTGGTGCGCAAGCTCGACGACCAGGGCCAGCGCGATTTCCTGAACCTGCACCCGCTGCTGTCCGGCGCCAACATCCGCGCGGGCACGATGACGGCGGATTCGAACGCGGAACAGAAGAGCGCGGGCCTCGATGCGATGTCGGCGCAGCAGGAAGCGTCGCTGGACCGCATGAACGCGGCCTACCTTGCGCGCCATGGCTTCCCGTTCATCATCTGCGTGCGGCACTACACGCGTGAAGGCATCTTCGCCGCGCTGGAGCGCCGCGTCGACCGCAGCACGGCAGTGGAGCTGGATGAGGCGCTGGCGCAGATCGCGGCGATTACGCGAGGGCGGCTCAACGCGCGCCTGAACGCGCTGGCGTCATGATTGCCGGGCACGCAGCCAGTGCCGGCTGACTCAACCGAGCCTGAACTGTCCCACCGCCCCCGCCAGGCTCGCCGCCTGCGACTGCAGCGCCGAAGCCGCGGCCGTGGATTGCTCCACCAGCGCCGCGTTCTGCTGCACCATCTCATCGAGCTGGGTCACGGCCTTGTTCACTTCCTGGATGCCGCGTGTCTGCTCGATAGCCGCATGCGTGATCTCGGAGATGATGCTGGTCACCTTCGAGACATTGCTGACGATCTCATTCATGGTCTCGCCGGCTCGCTGCACCTGACCCGAGCCGGTGGTCACGCTGCCCACGGTCGTTTCGATCAGCGTCTTGATTTCCTTGGCGGCCTGCGCGCTGCGTTGCGCCAGTGCGCGCACCTCACCCGCCACCACGGCAAAGCCGCGTCCCTGGTCGCCGGCACGCGCGGCTTCAACGGCGGCGTTCAGCGCGAGGATGTTGGTCTGGAAGGCAATGCCTTCGATCACGTTGATGATGTCCGCCACGCGCACCGAGGCGCTTTCGATTTCACCCATGGTGGTGATCACTTCGCCGATCACCACGCCACCGTCCTGTGCCACGCGCGATGCCGTGCCGACAGAATCCCTGGCCTGCTGAGCCGAGTTCGAGGACTGCGATACCGTTGCCGTGATCTCTTCCATCGAAGCTGCAGTCTGCTCGAGACTGGCCGCCGCGCTTTCGGTGCGGCGCGACAGGTCGATGTTGCCGGCGGCGATTTCCTCCGACGCCGCGCGTACGGATTCGCTCGCGTCGCGGATCTCGCGCATGACGGTACAGAGCTTGTCGGCAAAGGTGTTGAATGCCACGGCGATCTGCGCAACTTCATCGCGGCCGTCGGCGGGCAGGCGCTGCGTGAGGTCGCCATCGCCGGAGCCGATCGCGCGCATGGCATCGCGGATCTGCGACAGGCGCCGGAACGACACCGCCGTCACGGCGCCGGCGACAATCGCCGCCACGCAGGCGATGATGATGAGCGCCAGCACCGCGGCAACCAGCGCGGAGCGCATGCCGGCGGTGGCCTCCGACTTGTCCAGCGCGACGATCACCATCCAGTCGGAGTTCGGGATCTCACGCGCGCGCAGCAGCTTGGCGACGCCGGCGACTTTCACCTCAAGCGGCTGCGTCGCGCCGGGCAGCGAAGCGAGCTTGTCGGCGCCCAGTGCCGGCACCAGTTCCGACACCGGCTTGAGCGTGAGCTTGTCGTCGGGGTGCGCGACGATCAGCCCGTTCTTCGACACCAGCATGCCGAAGCTTGCCGGCGTCGGGCGGATCGCCTTGACGTTGGCGATCACGGTGTCCATGGCCACGTCGCCCGAGACAACGCCTTTCACGCCGCCGTCGCGCACCACGGGCGCCGCGAACGCGACCACCAGCTTGCCGGTGCCCGCATCGACATAGGGCGGCGTCACTACCGGCTTGCCGGCGCCGACGGCCTGCTTGTACCAGGGGCGGCCGGTGGGATCGTAGCCGGGCGGAATGCCGGCCGGGTTCGAGAACCTGGCGGTCTTGTCCGCGTAGCCGACGTAGACGTTGGTGAAGCCGCCGGCATCGGCGATCTGCCTGAGCGCGGCGTCGGGTTCAGGCTGCAGCACGGCGTCCTGCAGCGAGTTGATCATCTGGCTGTGGGAAGCGACCCAGTCGGTGATGGCGGCGGCGTGGCCGTTCTGCACGGCCGTGAGGCTGCTGTCGATCGCTTCGTTGTTGTAGCGGTTGGCGACGATCTGGCTGAGCGCAGCGTTGAGGGCCAGTGCGGCGACGACAATGGCCACGCATAGGGCCATGATCCGCGCGCGGATGGTGGTGAACATCGGGACAGTTCCTTCGTAGGGAATCGTTGGGGGCGTTTGAGCGTGGGGTCTCCACACCGGCAGGTAAACGGAGTCCGTTCCGCTGACTTGAGGCTGCCCGGCCGGTCATCGTGAAAATCGGCGCATGTTGCGGATTCAACACGCCAACCTGGTGCGCGATCCGGCACTTGATGCTGTCGTGAATGCGTGCATTCGCGAATGCAAGTCTCCCTTCACTGCATGATGTCGCAGGGCGCAATGCGTGACGATGCATTGCGTGCAACTGGCATTGCGCTGCAGCGCGATATCGCGGCGAGCGGCCATTGCACGGTCGATGGCGGCGCAGCAATTGCGTCGCCGCGCTGTGCTGCGCGCGCCGACGCATAAATCCTGCCAGCGGTAAAGTCTGGCTGAGCGGTCATGCAGGCAATAGACCACATTCCCTTACGGCTCATTACAAACACTTACAACGCTTATGCCGTCTGGCGCATATTCTGCGGTCACCCCACAACCAAACAGGTGGAGAGACACCGTGTCAGCTCTTTCTTTTTCTTATTCTTCCAGCGCATTGCGCATCGTCGCACTGGCCGGCGCCCTTGGGCTGGCAGCATGCGGCGGCGGCGGTGATGGTGGTGGCAGCGGTGGTGGCCAGGGAACGCTGAACGTTTCCATGACCGACGCGCCGTCTTGCGGCTTCGACCACGTCTTCGTGACCGTCAACAGGGTGCGCGTGCATACCGACGCCAATGCCGATCCCAACGGTAGCGGCTGGGTCAATATCGATGTGTCGCCCGCGCGCAAGATCGATCTGCTGTCGCTGACCAACGGCGTGCTCACCACGCTGGGCCAGACCGCGCTGTCGGCTGGGAACTACCAGCAGATCCGGCTGGTGCTCGACGCGAACACCGGTGGAGGTGCGGCTGCGCTGGCCAATTCCGTCGTACCTACCGGTGGAAGCGAGCAGACGCTGGATACGCCGAGCGCGGTGCAATCGGGCATCAAGATCAACCGGCCATTCACGGTATCGTCCGGCACGCTGACCGACCTGGTGCTGGATTTCGATGCCTGCAAGTCGGTGGTGAAGCGTGGCAATGGCAGCTTTGGCCTGAAGCCGGTGGTGACGGCGGTACCGACCGTGGTCAGCGGCGCCGTGACCGGCGTGGTGGCTTCGGCCCCGGGCGCAAGCGTCTATGCCGAGCGCAATGGCGTGGTCGTGAAGGCCACGGTGGCGGACGCCAACGGCAACTTCACGCTGTCGCCGATCGAGCAGAGCAGCACTGCAGGTCCGGTGGATGTGGTGGTGGTGCCGGGCTCCGCCAATGGTCGCGCCACGGGTATCGTGCGCAGCGTGCCGGTGGTGGCAGGCGGCAGCACCGCGATCTCGACCTCTGCGTCACCGATGTCGCTGCCGACTTCGACGTACCGCCGGGTCTCGGGGACGGTGTCGCCGGCATCTGCCGAAGCGACGTTGCGCGC
Encoded proteins:
- a CDS encoding MFS transporter; amino-acid sequence: MSITKQGVPIFAGATEDAEASVYRKVSWRLLPFLGVLWVLAWLDRVNIGFAKLQMLDSLQFSEAVYGLGAGIFFIGYFLFEVPSNMLLQKIGAKKTIMRITICWGVICMLQTHVTTPLQFYTLRFLLGAFEAGFYPGVILYLTYWYPSERRARAFGTFMSASAIAGVLGGPLAGWIMTSMGGVQGMHGWQWLFIIEGIPSVLAGIFAWFYMTDKPEQASWLTDSEKRVVLDALKRDNAAMGERGHDWRGVFTNPKVWLLIAIYFCLLCANSTLTFWIPTIIKDTGFTTPMAVGWIAAVAYLCGAIGMIANGAHSDRRNEVRWHFSGAALIGGVAMAVLAVLLGMNALSPVIALLAMTASLVGTMSAIPVFWQLPNRYLAGSAAAVGVALINSVSNLAGFGAPYAMGLIKNATGKVTSGLYLVAVIEILAAVLVVVGIRQLGSKRGA
- a CDS encoding LysR family transcriptional regulator; protein product: MIRADDPFDTYLLRVLCILIAEQSVSRTAIRLNQSQPAISSALKRLRAIFNDPLLTREKNVMVPTERALQIARNAQAALSALDNLLVSDDRFDPATTEQTFTVAMPDYLAPPFFAHVVREFRRAAPHARLVAMPLSASFDYEQALSEGAADIVIGNWPNPPEHLHLSVLLEDEVVCMVAQDSAHNQPGKFTAQAYLGAAHIVPTPYSRDQRGLVDSGLSTMRVHRDNRVSCPYFNLAPSLIPGTDLILTTGRHFANYHAQHVPVAVLRPPIEFPFMRFYQLWHPSRHRSAAHMWLRGMLTAASQELRNLRDMQQA
- the uraD gene encoding 2-oxo-4-hydroxy-4-carboxy-5-ureidoimidazoline decarboxylase translates to MSQSIDLAPVNALDQAGFARVFGSVFEHFPQAAAGAWAQRPFASVAALHDAMMDVVRKLDDQGQRDFLNLHPLLSGANIRAGTMTADSNAEQKSAGLDAMSAQQEASLDRMNAAYLARHGFPFIICVRHYTREGIFAALERRVDRSTAVELDEALAQIAAITRGRLNARLNALAS
- a CDS encoding methyl-accepting chemotaxis protein is translated as MFTTIRARIMALCVAIVVAALALNAALSQIVANRYNNEAIDSSLTAVQNGHAAAITDWVASHSQMINSLQDAVLQPEPDAALRQIADAGGFTNVYVGYADKTARFSNPAGIPPGYDPTGRPWYKQAVGAGKPVVTPPYVDAGTGKLVVAFAAPVVRDGGVKGVVSGDVAMDTVIANVKAIRPTPASFGMLVSKNGLIVAHPDDKLTLKPVSELVPALGADKLASLPGATQPLEVKVAGVAKLLRAREIPNSDWMVIVALDKSEATAGMRSALVAAVLALIIIACVAAIVAGAVTAVSFRRLSQIRDAMRAIGSGDGDLTQRLPADGRDEVAQIAVAFNTFADKLCTVMREIRDASESVRAASEEIAAGNIDLSRRTESAAASLEQTAASMEEITATVSQSSNSAQQARDSVGTASRVAQDGGVVIGEVITTMGEIESASVRVADIINVIEGIAFQTNILALNAAVEAARAGDQGRGFAVVAGEVRALAQRSAQAAKEIKTLIETTVGSVTTGSGQVQRAGETMNEIVSNVSKVTSIISEITHAAIEQTRGIQEVNKAVTQLDEMVQQNAALVEQSTAAASALQSQAASLAGAVGQFRLG
- a CDS encoding DUF4382 domain-containing protein, with amino-acid sequence MSALSFSYSSSALRIVALAGALGLAACGGGGDGGGSGGGQGTLNVSMTDAPSCGFDHVFVTVNRVRVHTDANADPNGSGWVNIDVSPARKIDLLSLTNGVLTTLGQTALSAGNYQQIRLVLDANTGGGAAALANSVVPTGGSEQTLDTPSAVQSGIKINRPFTVSSGTLTDLVLDFDACKSVVKRGNGSFGLKPVVTAVPTVVSGAVTGVVASAPGASVYAERNGVVVKATVADANGNFTLSPIEQSSTAGPVDVVVVPGSANGRATGIVRSVPVVAGGSTAISTSASPMSLPTSTYRRVSGTVSPASAEATLRALQLVSGGTFEIAATAAASDTGAYSFFLAAPALPVAAPVIGTYQAALPIPLQPDAAAGGKYGVQATSSTGVVKTQQVDVNAADVVQNFSF